The following proteins come from a genomic window of Deltaproteobacteria bacterium:
- a CDS encoding dihydropteroate synthase translates to MQTIVTSPQGKEVVIGHGLPTILIGERINPFGKGPIKEALLAGDMKPVCNEAVTQVEAGADILIVNVNAFGVDETVLLPQAVQAIMRTVDIPFCLESRDPLALEKVLEAGCGRPIISSVTGETAILEQIMPLIKKYDTPVIAMASDGAGISPEPGQRLEVARKIIAYAENMGVSRGNIIIDCLAESIGVHNHAARITLQSIEMVKKELGVNMVLGASNISFGLPNRTFINIPFLTLAIASGLTAAIVNAGVVRPYILASDLLMEHDLRARRYMGYCRQLKR, encoded by the coding sequence ATGCAAACGATTGTCACGAGCCCGCAGGGAAAAGAAGTGGTAATAGGCCACGGCCTGCCTACAATCCTCATCGGCGAGCGGATCAATCCCTTCGGGAAGGGGCCTATTAAGGAGGCGCTGCTGGCGGGGGATATGAAGCCTGTTTGCAATGAAGCCGTGACTCAGGTAGAAGCCGGGGCCGACATATTGATTGTAAATGTCAATGCCTTCGGGGTTGACGAAACAGTCCTCCTTCCTCAGGCAGTACAGGCAATTATGCGTACTGTTGACATACCCTTCTGCCTGGAGAGCAGAGACCCTCTTGCCTTGGAAAAGGTGCTTGAAGCCGGGTGCGGCAGACCAATAATCAGCTCGGTGACCGGTGAAACGGCAATACTGGAACAGATTATGCCGCTCATAAAAAAGTATGATACCCCGGTTATCGCTATGGCTTCAGACGGGGCAGGCATCTCACCCGAGCCGGGGCAGCGCCTGGAGGTCGCCCGGAAAATCATTGCCTATGCGGAAAATATGGGTGTCAGCAGGGGGAATATTATCATTGATTGTCTTGCCGAATCAATCGGCGTCCATAATCATGCCGCCCGCATCACCCTTCAGTCTATCGAGATGGTGAAAAAAGAGCTGGGGGTCAATATGGTATTAGGTGCGAGCAATATCTCCTTCGGATTGCCTAACCGCACTTTTATCAATATTCCTTTCCTGACCCTGGCAATCGCCTCCGGATTAACTGCCGCTATCGTGAACGCAGGAGTCGTGCGCCCCTATATCCTTGCCAGCGACCTC